The DNA window GGAGCTTTCCGAGCACTGGTCGGCCCCGGAGTTCCAGGCGGTGCTCTACGACCTGGAGGTCATGGCCCAAGGAGTTGCGGCAGAGCTTCACCCGGAGGTGCTGGCCCATTACCTGGACCGCATCATGGAAATGGAGAAGAAGGCTTGGGGCCTTCTTCTCTGACATCACCCCATGCGGGCCTAGGCCCGCATGGGGGCCCCGGTAGAAAGTTCCCGCGAGGTTTCTAGGCAGGAACCCAAAGCAAAGGGTAGGATTCCCCAACCCAGGTTCAGTTCAGCTCTTCCCCCCAGGTTGCCTCAAAGAGGCGCTTGGCCTCCTGCACCGTGATCTCCAGGGTCTGGGATACCTCCTCCGCCAGGAGGTGGATGGCCCGCCTCAGGGCCTGCCGGTCCAGGTCGGGCAGGCCCCGCTCCAGCTCCCAGGCCCGAAGCTGCCCCGCCATCTGGGCGATGCGGTAGGGGTTCCCGTCCGCCAGGATCTCGCTGGTCTTGCGGTGCCGGGCGGCCCACTGCTTGGGCAGGGGTAGGCGCCCGTTTTTCAAGAGGTCCAGGATGACGGGGACCTCCTCTGGGGCCAGGGCTTTGCGCATGCCCACGCTCTGGGGTGCCTCCACGGGCACATAGGCCTTGGAGCGAGAGCCGGGGAAGTCCACCTGGTAGTAGGCCCGGCTTACGCCGCTTACGCTTCGCTGGGCGATGCCCGCCACCACGCCGACCCCGTAAGGGGGCAAGACCACCTTGTCGCCGGGACGGAACTCCTTCACGGTGCGACTCCTTTCTGGAGCACCAGGAGCAGGTGCTCCAAATACGCTTCCACCTCCAGCTGGGGGCTGCACCCCAAGGCGGCGATCACCGCAGCGGTGGCCTTAGGGGAGAGCTCCTTGCGGACCGCCCCTTCCTTCTGCCCGCTTTGCACCAGCTCCTCCAGGAGGTCCAGGTAGTGCTGGTGGAGCTCCTTCAGCCAGGGAGTAGGGTCCGCCATGGCTTCCCGGGCCACCGCCGCCCAAAGGCCCCTCCACTCCGCGATCCAGTCCAGGCGCTTTTGCAGAAGGTGCCCAAGCCGCACAAAAAAAGGCGCCTCCAGGCGCACCATCTGCTCCACCTCGCGGTAGAAGCGCCAGGTGCGCTCCTCCACCAGGTGCTTGAGAAGGTCCTTTTTGTCGCGGAAGTAGAGGTAGATGGTCCCCTTTCCTACCTCGGCCTTGCGGGCCACGTCCTCCATCTTCAGCCCAGAGAGGCCCTTTTCCCGTAGAACTTCCAAGGTGGCCTCGAGGATGGCCTCTCGTTTGCCCTTTGGCAAGGCCCCCGGAAGGGAAACCATCGCGGCCACGACCCCAAGTCTACCACACCGCCCTTTTCCTTTCATGAGGAAGGGGTTACCCTAGGGGTATAGGAGGTCCTATGCGGCTCGGCTTCTTCGCCCTGATCACCGCCGATCCTTTGCGGGGGGCCTTGCGGACCGTGGAGGCCAGGCTCCTGGAGGAGGCCCGGGGGGAGGCCCTCTTCCTGGTGCCTTACCCGCTCCGGGACCTGGCCGAGGCTTGGAGGCTGGCCTACCGCCACCTGGGGCTGCGCCGGGGCCGGGTCCTCTACCTCAAGCGGCGGGAGGAGGCCTTTGACAAGGAGGTGGCCCAGGAGGTGGCCCAAAGCCCCTTGGTGCTCCTTGCCGCAGAGGGGCTGCCGGAGTTTCTGGACCTTATCCGGGGTAGCCTGGTGCTCCAAGCCCTCCTGGAGGTCTACCGCCAGGGGGGCGGGGTGGTGGCCCTGGGGGAGGCCGGGGGCCTTTTGGGGGAGGCGGCCTTCTACTCCCTGGAGGGAGAGGTGCGGGCGGCCCTAGGGCTCTCCCTCCTCCGGGGCCTGGCCCTCCTGCCTCGGGTGGAGGAGAGGGGACGCTTCCTCGCCCTTTCCCAGCTGGTGGCGGATAACCCGGACCTGGTGGGCCTGGGGCTTTTGGAGAACACCGCTTTGCGCCTCCTCAAGGGCCTGGGAGAGGTCTGGGCCGGGGGAGTAACCCTGG is part of the Thermus islandicus DSM 21543 genome and encodes:
- a CDS encoding CarD family transcriptional regulator translates to MKEFRPGDKVVLPPYGVGVVAGIAQRSVSGVSRAYYQVDFPGSRSKAYVPVEAPQSVGMRKALAPEEVPVILDLLKNGRLPLPKQWAARHRKTSEILADGNPYRIAQMAGQLRAWELERGLPDLDRQALRRAIHLLAEEVSQTLEITVQEAKRLFEATWGEELN
- a CDS encoding TetR/AcrR family transcriptional regulator: MVSLPGALPKGKREAILEATLEVLREKGLSGLKMEDVARKAEVGKGTIYLYFRDKKDLLKHLVEERTWRFYREVEQMVRLEAPFFVRLGHLLQKRLDWIAEWRGLWAAVAREAMADPTPWLKELHQHYLDLLEELVQSGQKEGAVRKELSPKATAAVIAALGCSPQLEVEAYLEHLLLVLQKGVAP
- a CDS encoding cyanophycinase, with translation MRLGFFALITADPLRGALRTVEARLLEEARGEALFLVPYPLRDLAEAWRLAYRHLGLRRGRVLYLKRREEAFDKEVAQEVAQSPLVLLAAEGLPEFLDLIRGSLVLQALLEVYRQGGGVVALGEAGGLLGEAAFYSLEGEVRAALGLSLLRGLALLPRVEERGRFLALSQLVADNPDLVGLGLLENTALRLLKGLGEVWAGGVTLVDAGGAEFTGRGVRGLRVDVLSAGERFALPAF